From Astatotilapia calliptera chromosome 19, fAstCal1.2, whole genome shotgun sequence, a single genomic window includes:
- the LOC113011648 gene encoding apoptosis-stimulating of p53 protein 1-like isoform X3: MLPVILTVYLNDTQQMLTEVPVTPATRVIDVVEYCKEAGEGECHLAEVWNGHERVLPQELLLLDLLQQWGARRPEVSFYLRHCPSWTQGSQQPLEQSWTTAATAESANDKVPRVELTLSELQEMATRQQQQIEAQQQMLLAKEQRLRYLQQGGRSNQGQSQSEAEKLQRLKERVETQEAKLKKIRAMRGQVDYSKLINGNLSAEIDHVSSLFQEKQAELQTAVIRVDQLTQQLEDLRRGRLQLHSGAPGQGAPTGPQGAGTGHKGSPLSGPAALELRKLYQELQARNRHNLEQSSKLAQNKELLNKRNAQVTVMDQRIGDLRERLHKKRAELSRMNGGTPSSPQSSSHPGAGVSGRVAAVCPYIQVPSEGRQEPGYPLPADPPPKPTPLSHIRSLSEEERSAIRKPPSQWKESDLDIVLSEPTERWEGPLSPQGGDSNTNEAPWPTITKSVTDWRTNSPEQLPSGYGTYPSATHQAAAHHCATSSLPRSAPGTLGWPRSGAASSPHSSSPSSQQIQHRISVPPNSSQGSATTSQPSPLSPQTERTDPPPAVAVRPYVPDHPSRPQSPRKGPATMNSSSIYSMYLQQPQAKNYGSLSNRATVKAVYGKPILPSSSTSPSPVFFLQGGGGGVKISGEEATDKDGGKGEGGESGEGQIQPPPSVDNIPRPLSPTKLTPVAHSQLRYQSDADLEVLRRRFSNAPRPLKKRSSITEPEGPQGPNIQKLLYQRFNTLAGGMEGSSGNTFYQPDCLLGDMDNIHSANGNVERGDKQVAAAAAESEAQNLNSDSRRSSPPAVTTELSKETTAAAETGNGVSPSTQSSPIPVPERPEDQNNNNQRGSSPAQNSVGHISPSPSPPAPPTLPKVKRTNLKKPSSERTGHGLRVKFNPLALLLDASLEGEFDLVQRIIYEVENPSMPNDEGITPLHNAVCAGHHHIVKFLLDFGVNVNAADSDGWTPLHCAASCNSVHLCKMLVESGAAIFATTISDVETAADKCEEMEEGYTQCSQFLYGVQEKLGVMNKGLVYALWDYTAQQSDELSFSEGDAITVVRRHDDTETEWWWARLNDREGYVPRNLLGLYPRIKPRQRSLA; encoded by the exons GAAGTCAGCAGCCTTTGGAGCAGAGCTGGaccacagcagcaacagcagaaaGTGCTAATGACAAG GTTCCCCGTGTGGAGCTGACCCTCTCTGAGCTCCAAGAAATGGCCacaagacaacaacaacaaatagaGGCTCAGCAACAGATGTTGCTCGCCAAG GAACAGAGACTGAGGTATCTTCAGCAAGGAGGCAGATCCAACCAGGGACAGTCACAG TCTGAAGCTGAGAAGCTGCAGCGGCTCAAAGAGCGAGTGGAGACGCAGGAAGCGAAGCTGAAGAAGATCCGAGCCATGAGAGGCCAAGTCGACTACAGCAAACTGATCAACGGAAACCTCT CTGCAGAGATTGACCATGTGAGCAGCCTGTTTCAGGAGAagcaggcggagctgcagactgCGGTGATCAGAGTCGACCAG TTGACTCAGCAGCTGGAGGATTTGAGGAGAGGACGCCTGCAGCTACACTCTGGTGCACCAGGTCAGGGGGCACCCACGGGACCCCAGGGTGCAGGCACTGGTCATAAGGGATCGCCTCTTTCAGGCCCTGCAGCTCTGGAGCTGAGGAAACTTTACCAGGAGCTGCAG GCTCGTAACCGGCACAATCTGGAGCAGAGCAGCAAGTTGGCCCAGAATAAGGAGCTGCTGAACAAGAGGAACGCCCAGGTGACCGTGATGGATCAACGCATCGGTGACCTGAGAGAACGCCTGCATAAGAAGAGAGCAGAG TTAAGTCGTATGAATGGAGGCACTCCGTCCTCCCCTCAAAGCTCTTCCCACCCCGGTGCTGGAGTTTCGGGTCGAGTGGCAGCTGTCTGCCCCTACATCCAGGTTCCATCCGAGGGGAGACAAGAGCCAGGGTACCCGCTCCCAGCTGACCCACCGCCCAAACCCACCCCTCTCAGCCACATTCGCTCCCTCTCAG aggaagagaggagtGCCATCAGGAAGCCTCCCAGCCAATGGAAAGAGTCAGATTTAGACATCGTCCTGTCAGAGCCCACTGAGCGGTGGGAGGGGCCTCTGTCCCCTCAGGGGGGCGACAGTAACA CCAATGAAGCACCGTGGCCCACCATCACTAAGAGCGTAACAGACTGGAGGACCAACAGTCCAGAACAG CTTCCCTCTGGTTATGGTACGTACCCCAGTGCCACCCACCAGGCAGCTGCACATCACTGTGCCACGAGCTCCCTGCCTCGTTCTGCCCCTGGTACACTGGGTTGGCCTCGATCCGGTGCCGCCTCATCCCCCCATTCATCATCCCCCTCTTCACAGCAAATACAGCACCGTATTTCTGTCCCTCCTAACTCAAGCCAAG GTTCTGCCACCACCTCCCAGCCCTCCCCGCTGTCCCCACAAACAGAGCGGACAGATCCCCCTCCGGCGGTGGCCGTACGTCCCTACGTCCCGGACCATCCCTCCAGGCCACAGTCCCCCAGGAAGGGCCCTGCTACTATGAACAGCAGCTCCATCTACAGCATGTACCTACAGCAGCCTCAGGCCAAAAACTACGGATCTCTGAGCAACAGGGCTACTGTCAAAGCAG TCTACGGTAAACccatcctcccctcctcctccacttctCCATCCCCTGTCTTTTTCCTccaggggggaggaggaggagtaaaAATATCAGGGGAGGAAGCTACAGATAAAGatggaggaaaaggagaaggaggagagagcGGCGAGGGCCAAATTCAACCTCCACCCAGTGTGGACAACATCCCTCGTCCCCTCAGTCCCACTAAGCTCACCCCAGTTG CCCACTCTCAGCTCCGATACCAGAGCGATGCAGACCTGGAGGTTCTCCGCCGCCGCTTCAGCAACGCGCCGCGGCCCCTCAAGAAACGGAGCTCGATCACTGAACCTGAAGGCCCTCAGGGGCCAAACATCCAAAAACTGCTCTACCAGAG GTTCAACACATTAGCAGGAGGCATGGAGGGAAGCTCAG GCAATACTTTCTACCAACCGGACTGCCTTTTGGGAGACATGGACAACATTCATTCAGCTAATGGAAACGTAGAACGTGGAGATAAACAGGTCGCTGCAGCAGCCGCGGAGAGTGAAGCCCAAAACCTGAATTCGGATTCCCGCCGTTCGTCTCCTCCTGCAGTTACGACAGAATTATCCAAAGAGACAACAGCAGCGGCAGAGACTGGCAACGGCGTCTCACCATCGACCCAATCAAGCCCGATTCCTGTACCTGAGAGACCAGAGGACCAAAATAATAACAACCAGAGAGGCTCTAGTCCTGCTCAAAACTCAGTTGGCCACATCTCTCCTTCACCATCTCCTCCTGCCCCGCCCACTCTGCCTAAG GTAAAGCGAACCAACCTGAAGAAGCCGTCATCAGAGCGAACCGGTCACGGCCTGAGAGTCAAGTTTAACCCTCTGGCTCTTCTCCTGGATGCGTCATTGGAGGGAGAGTTTGACCTGGTGCAGAGAATCATATATGAG GTGGAAAACCCCAGCATGCCCAACGACGAAGGCATAACACCTCTTCATAACGCCGTCTGTGCTGGTCATCACCATATTGTGAAGTTCCTGCTGGACTTTGGAGTTAACGTGAACGCAGCCGACAGTGACGGATG GACCCCGCTGCACTGTGCAGCTTCATGTAACAGCGTCCACCTCTGCAAGATGTTGGTGGAGTCAGGGGCGGCCATTTTTGCCACAACGATCAGCGACGTGGAAACAGCCGCGGACAAATGTGAAGAAATGGAAGAGGGCTACACCCAGTGTTCCCAGTTCCTTTACG GTGTGCAGGAAAAGTTGGGTGTGATGAACAAAGGTTTAGTCTATGCCCTGTGGGACTACACAGCCCAGCAGTCTGATGAGCTCTCCTTCAGCGAAGGTGATGCTATCACTGTGGTGCGTCGCCATGACGACACTGAGACAGAGTGGTGGTGGGCGCGCCTGAATGACCGCGAGGGATACGTGCCCAGAAATCTGCTGGGG CTGTATCCAAGGATCAAACCCAGACAACGCTCACTGGCATAA
- the LOC113011648 gene encoding apoptosis-stimulating of p53 protein 1-like isoform X4, translated as MEWNEVDLVQEFTVEGQCSKIKVRSCRITWDSLQVPRVELTLSELQEMATRQQQQIEAQQQMLLAKEQRLRYLQQGGRSNQGQSQSEAEKLQRLKERVETQEAKLKKIRAMRGQVDYSKLINGNLSAEIDHVSSLFQEKQAELQTAVIRVDQLTQQLEDLRRGRLQLHSGAPGQGAPTGPQGAGTGHKGSPLSGPAALELRKLYQELQARNRHNLEQSSKLAQNKELLNKRNAQVTVMDQRIGDLRERLHKKRAELSRMNGGTPSSPQSSSHPGAGVSGRVAAVCPYIQVPSEGRQEPGYPLPADPPPKPTPLSHIRSLSEEERSAIRKPPSQWKESDLDIVLSEPTERWEGPLSPQGGDSNTNEAPWPTITKSVTDWRTNSPEQLPSGYGTYPSATHQAAAHHCATSSLPRSAPGTLGWPRSGAASSPHSSSPSSQQIQHRISVPPNSSQGSATTSQPSPLSPQTERTDPPPAVAVRPYVPDHPSRPQSPRKGPATMNSSSIYSMYLQQPQAKNYGSLSNRATVKAVYGKPILPSSSTSPSPVFFLQGGGGGVKISGEEATDKDGGKGEGGESGEGQIQPPPSVDNIPRPLSPTKLTPVAHSQLRYQSDADLEVLRRRFSNAPRPLKKRSSITEPEGPQGPNIQKLLYQRFNTLAGGMEGSSGNTFYQPDCLLGDMDNIHSANGNVERGDKQVAAAAAESEAQNLNSDSRRSSPPAVTTELSKETTAAAETGNGVSPSTQSSPIPVPERPEDQNNNNQRGSSPAQNSVGHISPSPSPPAPPTLPKVKRTNLKKPSSERTGHGLRVKFNPLALLLDASLEGEFDLVQRIIYEVENPSMPNDEGITPLHNAVCAGHHHIVKFLLDFGVNVNAADSDGWTPLHCAASCNSVHLCKMLVESGAAIFATTISDVETAADKCEEMEEGYTQCSQFLYGVQEKLGVMNKGLVYALWDYTAQQSDELSFSEGDAITVVRRHDDTETEWWWARLNDREGYVPRNLLGLYPRIKPRQRSLA; from the exons ATGGAGTGGAATGAGGTAGATTTGGTGCAGGAATTTACTGTTGAAGGACAATGCAGCAAAATTAAAGTCCGCTCCTGCAGGATCACATGGGACAGCCTGCAG GTTCCCCGTGTGGAGCTGACCCTCTCTGAGCTCCAAGAAATGGCCacaagacaacaacaacaaatagaGGCTCAGCAACAGATGTTGCTCGCCAAG GAACAGAGACTGAGGTATCTTCAGCAAGGAGGCAGATCCAACCAGGGACAGTCACAG TCTGAAGCTGAGAAGCTGCAGCGGCTCAAAGAGCGAGTGGAGACGCAGGAAGCGAAGCTGAAGAAGATCCGAGCCATGAGAGGCCAAGTCGACTACAGCAAACTGATCAACGGAAACCTCT CTGCAGAGATTGACCATGTGAGCAGCCTGTTTCAGGAGAagcaggcggagctgcagactgCGGTGATCAGAGTCGACCAG TTGACTCAGCAGCTGGAGGATTTGAGGAGAGGACGCCTGCAGCTACACTCTGGTGCACCAGGTCAGGGGGCACCCACGGGACCCCAGGGTGCAGGCACTGGTCATAAGGGATCGCCTCTTTCAGGCCCTGCAGCTCTGGAGCTGAGGAAACTTTACCAGGAGCTGCAG GCTCGTAACCGGCACAATCTGGAGCAGAGCAGCAAGTTGGCCCAGAATAAGGAGCTGCTGAACAAGAGGAACGCCCAGGTGACCGTGATGGATCAACGCATCGGTGACCTGAGAGAACGCCTGCATAAGAAGAGAGCAGAG TTAAGTCGTATGAATGGAGGCACTCCGTCCTCCCCTCAAAGCTCTTCCCACCCCGGTGCTGGAGTTTCGGGTCGAGTGGCAGCTGTCTGCCCCTACATCCAGGTTCCATCCGAGGGGAGACAAGAGCCAGGGTACCCGCTCCCAGCTGACCCACCGCCCAAACCCACCCCTCTCAGCCACATTCGCTCCCTCTCAG aggaagagaggagtGCCATCAGGAAGCCTCCCAGCCAATGGAAAGAGTCAGATTTAGACATCGTCCTGTCAGAGCCCACTGAGCGGTGGGAGGGGCCTCTGTCCCCTCAGGGGGGCGACAGTAACA CCAATGAAGCACCGTGGCCCACCATCACTAAGAGCGTAACAGACTGGAGGACCAACAGTCCAGAACAG CTTCCCTCTGGTTATGGTACGTACCCCAGTGCCACCCACCAGGCAGCTGCACATCACTGTGCCACGAGCTCCCTGCCTCGTTCTGCCCCTGGTACACTGGGTTGGCCTCGATCCGGTGCCGCCTCATCCCCCCATTCATCATCCCCCTCTTCACAGCAAATACAGCACCGTATTTCTGTCCCTCCTAACTCAAGCCAAG GTTCTGCCACCACCTCCCAGCCCTCCCCGCTGTCCCCACAAACAGAGCGGACAGATCCCCCTCCGGCGGTGGCCGTACGTCCCTACGTCCCGGACCATCCCTCCAGGCCACAGTCCCCCAGGAAGGGCCCTGCTACTATGAACAGCAGCTCCATCTACAGCATGTACCTACAGCAGCCTCAGGCCAAAAACTACGGATCTCTGAGCAACAGGGCTACTGTCAAAGCAG TCTACGGTAAACccatcctcccctcctcctccacttctCCATCCCCTGTCTTTTTCCTccaggggggaggaggaggagtaaaAATATCAGGGGAGGAAGCTACAGATAAAGatggaggaaaaggagaaggaggagagagcGGCGAGGGCCAAATTCAACCTCCACCCAGTGTGGACAACATCCCTCGTCCCCTCAGTCCCACTAAGCTCACCCCAGTTG CCCACTCTCAGCTCCGATACCAGAGCGATGCAGACCTGGAGGTTCTCCGCCGCCGCTTCAGCAACGCGCCGCGGCCCCTCAAGAAACGGAGCTCGATCACTGAACCTGAAGGCCCTCAGGGGCCAAACATCCAAAAACTGCTCTACCAGAG GTTCAACACATTAGCAGGAGGCATGGAGGGAAGCTCAG GCAATACTTTCTACCAACCGGACTGCCTTTTGGGAGACATGGACAACATTCATTCAGCTAATGGAAACGTAGAACGTGGAGATAAACAGGTCGCTGCAGCAGCCGCGGAGAGTGAAGCCCAAAACCTGAATTCGGATTCCCGCCGTTCGTCTCCTCCTGCAGTTACGACAGAATTATCCAAAGAGACAACAGCAGCGGCAGAGACTGGCAACGGCGTCTCACCATCGACCCAATCAAGCCCGATTCCTGTACCTGAGAGACCAGAGGACCAAAATAATAACAACCAGAGAGGCTCTAGTCCTGCTCAAAACTCAGTTGGCCACATCTCTCCTTCACCATCTCCTCCTGCCCCGCCCACTCTGCCTAAG GTAAAGCGAACCAACCTGAAGAAGCCGTCATCAGAGCGAACCGGTCACGGCCTGAGAGTCAAGTTTAACCCTCTGGCTCTTCTCCTGGATGCGTCATTGGAGGGAGAGTTTGACCTGGTGCAGAGAATCATATATGAG GTGGAAAACCCCAGCATGCCCAACGACGAAGGCATAACACCTCTTCATAACGCCGTCTGTGCTGGTCATCACCATATTGTGAAGTTCCTGCTGGACTTTGGAGTTAACGTGAACGCAGCCGACAGTGACGGATG GACCCCGCTGCACTGTGCAGCTTCATGTAACAGCGTCCACCTCTGCAAGATGTTGGTGGAGTCAGGGGCGGCCATTTTTGCCACAACGATCAGCGACGTGGAAACAGCCGCGGACAAATGTGAAGAAATGGAAGAGGGCTACACCCAGTGTTCCCAGTTCCTTTACG GTGTGCAGGAAAAGTTGGGTGTGATGAACAAAGGTTTAGTCTATGCCCTGTGGGACTACACAGCCCAGCAGTCTGATGAGCTCTCCTTCAGCGAAGGTGATGCTATCACTGTGGTGCGTCGCCATGACGACACTGAGACAGAGTGGTGGTGGGCGCGCCTGAATGACCGCGAGGGATACGTGCCCAGAAATCTGCTGGGG CTGTATCCAAGGATCAAACCCAGACAACGCTCACTGGCATAA
- the LOC113011648 gene encoding apoptosis-stimulating of p53 protein 1-like isoform X5, which produces MATRQQQQIEAQQQMLLAKEQRLRYLQQGGRSNQGQSQSEAEKLQRLKERVETQEAKLKKIRAMRGQVDYSKLINGNLSAEIDHVSSLFQEKQAELQTAVIRVDQLTQQLEDLRRGRLQLHSGAPGQGAPTGPQGAGTGHKGSPLSGPAALELRKLYQELQARNRHNLEQSSKLAQNKELLNKRNAQVTVMDQRIGDLRERLHKKRAELSRMNGGTPSSPQSSSHPGAGVSGRVAAVCPYIQVPSEGRQEPGYPLPADPPPKPTPLSHIRSLSEEERSAIRKPPSQWKESDLDIVLSEPTERWEGPLSPQGGDSNTNEAPWPTITKSVTDWRTNSPEQLPSGYGTYPSATHQAAAHHCATSSLPRSAPGTLGWPRSGAASSPHSSSPSSQQIQHRISVPPNSSQGSATTSQPSPLSPQTERTDPPPAVAVRPYVPDHPSRPQSPRKGPATMNSSSIYSMYLQQPQAKNYGSLSNRATVKAVYGKPILPSSSTSPSPVFFLQGGGGGVKISGEEATDKDGGKGEGGESGEGQIQPPPSVDNIPRPLSPTKLTPVAHSQLRYQSDADLEVLRRRFSNAPRPLKKRSSITEPEGPQGPNIQKLLYQRFNTLAGGMEGSSGNTFYQPDCLLGDMDNIHSANGNVERGDKQVAAAAAESEAQNLNSDSRRSSPPAVTTELSKETTAAAETGNGVSPSTQSSPIPVPERPEDQNNNNQRGSSPAQNSVGHISPSPSPPAPPTLPKVKRTNLKKPSSERTGHGLRVKFNPLALLLDASLEGEFDLVQRIIYEVENPSMPNDEGITPLHNAVCAGHHHIVKFLLDFGVNVNAADSDGWTPLHCAASCNSVHLCKMLVESGAAIFATTISDVETAADKCEEMEEGYTQCSQFLYGVQEKLGVMNKGLVYALWDYTAQQSDELSFSEGDAITVVRRHDDTETEWWWARLNDREGYVPRNLLGLYPRIKPRQRSLA; this is translated from the exons ATGGCCacaagacaacaacaacaaatagaGGCTCAGCAACAGATGTTGCTCGCCAAG GAACAGAGACTGAGGTATCTTCAGCAAGGAGGCAGATCCAACCAGGGACAGTCACAG TCTGAAGCTGAGAAGCTGCAGCGGCTCAAAGAGCGAGTGGAGACGCAGGAAGCGAAGCTGAAGAAGATCCGAGCCATGAGAGGCCAAGTCGACTACAGCAAACTGATCAACGGAAACCTCT CTGCAGAGATTGACCATGTGAGCAGCCTGTTTCAGGAGAagcaggcggagctgcagactgCGGTGATCAGAGTCGACCAG TTGACTCAGCAGCTGGAGGATTTGAGGAGAGGACGCCTGCAGCTACACTCTGGTGCACCAGGTCAGGGGGCACCCACGGGACCCCAGGGTGCAGGCACTGGTCATAAGGGATCGCCTCTTTCAGGCCCTGCAGCTCTGGAGCTGAGGAAACTTTACCAGGAGCTGCAG GCTCGTAACCGGCACAATCTGGAGCAGAGCAGCAAGTTGGCCCAGAATAAGGAGCTGCTGAACAAGAGGAACGCCCAGGTGACCGTGATGGATCAACGCATCGGTGACCTGAGAGAACGCCTGCATAAGAAGAGAGCAGAG TTAAGTCGTATGAATGGAGGCACTCCGTCCTCCCCTCAAAGCTCTTCCCACCCCGGTGCTGGAGTTTCGGGTCGAGTGGCAGCTGTCTGCCCCTACATCCAGGTTCCATCCGAGGGGAGACAAGAGCCAGGGTACCCGCTCCCAGCTGACCCACCGCCCAAACCCACCCCTCTCAGCCACATTCGCTCCCTCTCAG aggaagagaggagtGCCATCAGGAAGCCTCCCAGCCAATGGAAAGAGTCAGATTTAGACATCGTCCTGTCAGAGCCCACTGAGCGGTGGGAGGGGCCTCTGTCCCCTCAGGGGGGCGACAGTAACA CCAATGAAGCACCGTGGCCCACCATCACTAAGAGCGTAACAGACTGGAGGACCAACAGTCCAGAACAG CTTCCCTCTGGTTATGGTACGTACCCCAGTGCCACCCACCAGGCAGCTGCACATCACTGTGCCACGAGCTCCCTGCCTCGTTCTGCCCCTGGTACACTGGGTTGGCCTCGATCCGGTGCCGCCTCATCCCCCCATTCATCATCCCCCTCTTCACAGCAAATACAGCACCGTATTTCTGTCCCTCCTAACTCAAGCCAAG GTTCTGCCACCACCTCCCAGCCCTCCCCGCTGTCCCCACAAACAGAGCGGACAGATCCCCCTCCGGCGGTGGCCGTACGTCCCTACGTCCCGGACCATCCCTCCAGGCCACAGTCCCCCAGGAAGGGCCCTGCTACTATGAACAGCAGCTCCATCTACAGCATGTACCTACAGCAGCCTCAGGCCAAAAACTACGGATCTCTGAGCAACAGGGCTACTGTCAAAGCAG TCTACGGTAAACccatcctcccctcctcctccacttctCCATCCCCTGTCTTTTTCCTccaggggggaggaggaggagtaaaAATATCAGGGGAGGAAGCTACAGATAAAGatggaggaaaaggagaaggaggagagagcGGCGAGGGCCAAATTCAACCTCCACCCAGTGTGGACAACATCCCTCGTCCCCTCAGTCCCACTAAGCTCACCCCAGTTG CCCACTCTCAGCTCCGATACCAGAGCGATGCAGACCTGGAGGTTCTCCGCCGCCGCTTCAGCAACGCGCCGCGGCCCCTCAAGAAACGGAGCTCGATCACTGAACCTGAAGGCCCTCAGGGGCCAAACATCCAAAAACTGCTCTACCAGAG GTTCAACACATTAGCAGGAGGCATGGAGGGAAGCTCAG GCAATACTTTCTACCAACCGGACTGCCTTTTGGGAGACATGGACAACATTCATTCAGCTAATGGAAACGTAGAACGTGGAGATAAACAGGTCGCTGCAGCAGCCGCGGAGAGTGAAGCCCAAAACCTGAATTCGGATTCCCGCCGTTCGTCTCCTCCTGCAGTTACGACAGAATTATCCAAAGAGACAACAGCAGCGGCAGAGACTGGCAACGGCGTCTCACCATCGACCCAATCAAGCCCGATTCCTGTACCTGAGAGACCAGAGGACCAAAATAATAACAACCAGAGAGGCTCTAGTCCTGCTCAAAACTCAGTTGGCCACATCTCTCCTTCACCATCTCCTCCTGCCCCGCCCACTCTGCCTAAG GTAAAGCGAACCAACCTGAAGAAGCCGTCATCAGAGCGAACCGGTCACGGCCTGAGAGTCAAGTTTAACCCTCTGGCTCTTCTCCTGGATGCGTCATTGGAGGGAGAGTTTGACCTGGTGCAGAGAATCATATATGAG GTGGAAAACCCCAGCATGCCCAACGACGAAGGCATAACACCTCTTCATAACGCCGTCTGTGCTGGTCATCACCATATTGTGAAGTTCCTGCTGGACTTTGGAGTTAACGTGAACGCAGCCGACAGTGACGGATG GACCCCGCTGCACTGTGCAGCTTCATGTAACAGCGTCCACCTCTGCAAGATGTTGGTGGAGTCAGGGGCGGCCATTTTTGCCACAACGATCAGCGACGTGGAAACAGCCGCGGACAAATGTGAAGAAATGGAAGAGGGCTACACCCAGTGTTCCCAGTTCCTTTACG GTGTGCAGGAAAAGTTGGGTGTGATGAACAAAGGTTTAGTCTATGCCCTGTGGGACTACACAGCCCAGCAGTCTGATGAGCTCTCCTTCAGCGAAGGTGATGCTATCACTGTGGTGCGTCGCCATGACGACACTGAGACAGAGTGGTGGTGGGCGCGCCTGAATGACCGCGAGGGATACGTGCCCAGAAATCTGCTGGGG CTGTATCCAAGGATCAAACCCAGACAACGCTCACTGGCATAA
- the sdsl gene encoding serine dehydratase-like — translation MAEVFHLKTPLLESINMSKRVGTTVYLKMENAQPSGSFKIRGIGHLCQQLARHSKGVICSSGGNAGMAAAYAAQKMGVPATIIVPSSTPPLVVQRLHDQGATVRIVGKVWDDANAEALKLAETEGLTYVAPFDHPLLWEGHASMIAEVTASLGPSVKPGAVVVSVGGGGLLCGVIQGLKDVGWTDVPIVAMETVGAHCFNAAIKAGKLVTLDDITSEAKCLGAKTACKQAFDYSQSSELTIISELVTDQQALHAIQTFLDEERVLVEMACGAALAAVYSGIIVRLQNEGRLPALMGPLLMIVCGGSTINMEQLTNLKHKLQS, via the exons ATGGCAGAGGTTTTCCACCTGAAGACACCGCTGCTGGAGAGCATCAACATGTCCAAGAGGGTGGGAACCACTGTCTATCTAAAAATGGAGAATGCACAGCCCTCTGGTTCCTTCAAGATCCGTGGCATCGGGCACCTCTGCCAGCAG CTCGCCAGACACTCCAAAGGAGTAATCTGCTCTTCAG GTGGTAATGCAGGTATGGCTGCAGCATATGCAGCCCAAAAAATGGGCGTGCCAGCCACCATCATAGTTCCCTCCTCCACTCCTCCATTGGTGGTCCAGAGACTCCATGATCAGGGTGCTACTGTCAGAATTGTAGGCAAG GTTTGGGATGATGCCAACGCAGAGGCTCTCAAACTGGCAGAAACTGAAGGGCTTACTTATGTTGCTCCATTCGATCACCCCTTGCTATG GGAAGGCCACGCCAGTATGATTGCAGAGGTCACTGCCTCTCTGGGTCCCAGCGTGAAGCCCGGAGCTGTGGTGGTGTCTGTGGGCGGAGGGGGCCTCCTGTGTGGGGTCATCCAGGGCCTCAAGGATGTGGGCTGGACAGACGTGCCCATCGTCGCGATGGAAACAGTGGGGGCACACTGTTTCAATGCTGCAATTAAAGCGGGGAAGTTGGTCACTTTAGATGACATCACCAG CGAGGCTAAATGTCTTGGAGCGAAGACAGCCTGTAAACAAGCCTTCGACTACAGCCAGAGCAGCGAGCTGACAATCATCTCTGAGCTGGTGACCGACCAGCAGGCTCTGCATGCTATCCAAACATTCCTGG ATGAGGAACGCGTGCTGGTGGAGATGGCGTGTGGAGCAGCGCTGGCAGCTGTCTACAGCGGTATCATAGTCAGATTACAAAATGAAG GTCGTCTGCCAGCTCTCATGGGCCCTCTGCTGATGATTGTGTGCGGTGGCTCCACCATCAACATGGAGCAACTGACCAACCTGAAGCACAAACTGCAGAGTTAA